In Mercurialis annua linkage group LG5, ddMerAnnu1.2, whole genome shotgun sequence, a single genomic region encodes these proteins:
- the LOC126683487 gene encoding CBL-interacting serine/threonine-protein kinase 25-like, translating to MNNNGARHILFGKYEMGRLLGQGTFAKVYKGRNLATQENVAIKVVNKDQVKKQGLMEQLKREISVMHNLVKHPNIVELKEVLATKLKVFFIMEYVKGGELFAKVKKGKLKEDIARKYFQQLISAVDYCHSRGVSHRDLKPENLLLDENGDLKVSDFGLSALPEQNLNDGLLHTQCGTPAYVAPEILRKKGYDGAKADIWSCGVVLFVLLAGYLPFQNENLMKMYLKIFKADYEIPPWISKDSRILISKLLVVDPEKRISIPNIMENRWFRKGRQENSITEERKLVSETKNNNQNSPPFYNAFEFISGMSSGFDLSSLFETKKRSSSMFTSKSPAPEILTKLESAANELNLIRVASDSEFKVKLQRKVQGRKGKLAVMAEVYEVAPQVAVVQFSKSAGDSLEYSKFCEEGFKPALKDIVWSWQGETNTFNN from the coding sequence ATGAATAACAATGGAGCAAGACATATTCTTTTTGGGAAATATGAGATGGGGAGATTATTAGGTCAAGGTACCTTTGCAAAGGTGTATAAAGGGAGAAATCTTGCAACCCAAGAAAATGTTGCAATTAAAGTTGTGAATAAAGATCAAGTCAAGAAACAAGGTTTAATGGAGCAATTAAAGAGAGAAATTTCTGTTATGCATAATCTTGTCAAGCATCCAAATATTGTGGAGTTAAAAGAAGTTTTggctacaaaattaaaagttttctTCATTATGGAATATGTAAAAGGTGGTGAATTATTTGCCAAGGTCAAGAAAGGAAAATTGAAAGAAGATATAGCAAGAAAGTATTTTCAACAATTGATTAGTGCTGTTGATTATTGCCATAGCCGCGGAGTTTCTCATCGCGATTTAAAGCCGGAGAATCTATTATTAGACGAGAATGGAGATTTAAAAGTTTCGGATTTCGGGTTATCGGCCTTGCCGGAGCAGAATTTGAATGATGGATTGTTGCATACTCAATGTGGGACCCCTGCTTATGTGGCTCCTGAAATCCTGAGGAAAAAAGGTTATGATGGTGCTAAAGCTGATATTTGGTCCTGTGGTGTTGTTCTGTTTGTTCTGCTTGCTGGGTATTTACCATTTCAGAATGAGAATTTAAtgaaaatgtatttgaaaattttcaaagcGGATTACGAGATTCCGCCCTGGATTTCAAAGGATTCGAGAATTTTAATCTCCAAGCTCCTTGTTGTCGATCCTGAGAAGAGAATTTCAATTCCGAACATAATGGAAAACCGTTGGTTTCGGAAAGGTCGTCAGGAAAATAGTATTACAGAAGAGAGAAAATTGGTATCagaaactaaaaacaataatcaGAATTCTCCACCATTCTACAATGCTTTTGAGTTCATTTCAGGAATGTCATCAGGATTTGATTTGTCAAGCTTATTCGAGACCAAGAAAAGATCAAGCTCTATGTTCACTTCAAAATCCCCTGCTCCTGAAATCCTGACGAAGTTGGAATCCGCAGCGAACGAGTTGAATTTGATTCGAGTAGCGAGTGACTCGGAATTTAAGGTGAAGTTGCAAAGGAAAGTACAAGGAAGAAAGGGGAAATTGGCTGTTATGGCGGAGGTTTACGAGGTGGCACCGCAGGTGGCGGTGGTTCAGTTTTCGAAGTCTGCCGGAGACAGCCTTGAGTACAGTAAGTTTTGTGAAGAGGGTTTTAAGCCTGCGCTCAAAGACATAGTTTGGAGTTGGCAAGGGGAAACTAATACATTCAATAATTAG